TATAAGTTACTGTAGTGATATCGTACTCTTTTAACTCTCTTTCTCCTACGTCTAAACCTAATCATATAGGCTAGATTGCCGATAGTGTCTCTATACTCTGTTTTTAGCCCTTTTTGGTAGATATCTTCTGTACTATCTCTTGTGTAAGTATCTTCATAACCGTCGCTGTTTAGATCTTGTGGAGAGGCTTCATAGTCGTATAGATCTACGTAGTAGTAAACATTTGCCAAAAGATTTGCACCATTATCGAAATCTTTGCTATAAGTTATAAAATATTTATCTATATCTGAGTAATAGTCGTGATTCCAAGGAAGATCCGGATCGCTAGCACCGGTAGGATCAGTTTTTGCCGTAGTTACTCCGGTTACACTACCTCTTGAGCTCTCTTCATATTTTCTTGTTATATCGGCACCGAAGGTGATTTCGCTCATATCGTCTATAAAGTATGTAAATTTTCCGCTGACTGATTTTGACCAGTTTTCGCTCATATCCCAGTATCCGTCGGTGTAACGGTAAGCGGCGATTATGTTTGCTAGGTATTTTTCGGTAGCTTTATACGCTGAGGCTCTATAGTTTTGATAGCTGTAGCTTCCAAATTCGGCTTCTACTTTAACCATATCTTTGTTTTTAGGTTTTTTGGTTGTTATGATAACGGCTCCGGCAAGAGCGTTTGGTCCATATAGATAAGAGGCTCCCCCTTTTATCACTTTAATGCTTTCTATCTCATCTAAGTTAAATTTTACTTTCCCTCCGTTTTGTAAAACAGGAACTCCATCTATAACTATGGCAACTCCCGTATCTTCCCACATAAACTCTTGTTGAGCCACCCCTCTCATATGTATCTCTACTATGTCTCCTGCTCGAACATCAGCTGTGATACCAGGTATAGTTCGAAGGATCTCGTTTATGTTTTTTGGGTCGATTATCTCAATCTTTTTTTCATCGATGACATCCGTTTTTGAAACTTCCGTTTTTGGGTCGGTAAAAATATCTTCGATAGT
This Nitrosophilus labii DNA region includes the following protein-coding sequences:
- a CDS encoding TonB-dependent receptor plug domain-containing protein, whose product is MKKNFLLLGVALFSSLICAEELSLDNIVVESSTIEDIFTDPKTEVSKTDVIDEKKIEIIDPKNINEILRTIPGITADVRAGDIVEIHMRGVAQQEFMWEDTGVAIVIDGVPVLQNGGKVKFNLDEIESIKVIKGGASYLYGPNALAGAVIITTKKPKNKDMVKVEAEFGSYSYQNYRASAYKATEKYLANIIAAYRYTDGYWDMSENWSKSVSGKFTYFIDDMSEITFGADITRKYEESSRGSVTGVTTAKTDPTGASDPDLPWNHDYYSDIDKYFITYSKDFDNGANLLANVYYYVDLYDYEASPQDLNSDGYEDTYTRDSTEDIYQKGLKTEYRDTIGNLAYMIRFRRRRKRVKRVRYHYSNLY